The Myxococcota bacterium region TCAGCACGATGCCGGTCTGCGCCGAGAGCTCGCGCAGCATGTCGAAGCTGCCCAGGTGCGAGCTCAGCAGGATCCCGCCGCGCTTCTCGCGCACCAGCGCCTCGACCAGCTCGCGGCCGTGGTTGTCGATCCGGATCAGCCCGCCGTCGCCGCTCCACAGGATCATGCGATCGAGCAGATTCTCGGCGAACGCGAACAGGTGACGGAACACATGGCGCGCGCGCGGTGGCCTGCCCAGGCTCTCCCGGCCTTCGGGCGTGGCCCACAGCGTGTGCAGAAAGTCGCGCGAGGCGTCGCGCGACGCGCGGCCGGTGACGAAGAAGTAGACGACGATCGGGAATAGCAGCGCGACCGAGAGCCGGCGCCCGAACAGCCGGTGCCAGCCGCGCAACAACGCGAGCGCGCGCAGGGATCCGCGCTCGGCCATGTTCGCCCATGCGCTCGCTCCGCTGGCACTCACCCTGACCCTCCGGTTGCGTCCCGAGTATGCACGAAGCGCGCCTCGGCGCGTATTTTGACGCACGTGGCAGCCCTGCAAGCGCTGGCGATCGTGCTCTATCCGTTCGCGGTGTATTTCGCGCTCGGGCGGGCGTCGCCGCGCTCGATCGGGCTGTTCACGCTGGGGCTCTTGCTGCTGCGGCTCGCGTTGGTCTCGCGGCAGAGGCTGGCCGCGACCGCGCGCGTGTTCGCGCCGGTCGCCGTGGTGTTCGGCTCGGCGAGCCTCGCGGCCGCGCTCTGGGGCGACGCGCGGGCGCTGCTGCTGGCGCCCGCGGTGTTCAACGCCGCCATGTTCGGCGTGTTCGCCGTCTCGCTCGGCCGGCCGCAGAGCGCCATCGAGAGACTCGCGCGCGCTCAGGTCGGAGAGCTGCCCGCGGACGAGGTCGCGTACTGCCGGCGAGTGACCGCGGTGTGGTGCGCGTTCTTCGTGCTGAACGGCGCGGTGTGCGCGGCGCTCGCGCTGTGGGCTTCACGCGAGGCGTGGGCGGCGTACACGGGTGCGCTGGCGTACGCGTTTCTCGGCGCGCTCTTCGCCGGCGAGTACGTCTACCGGCACTGGCGCTTCCGACGCTACCGCGGCGGGCCGGCGGACGGCTTGCTGCGCAGGCTCTTCCCGCCGCGCGAAGGATCGCTCGGACACTGAGCCGAAGGCCGCGGGGGCCGCGGCCGCCTTCGGC contains the following coding sequences:
- a CDS encoding septation protein IspZ yields the protein MAALQALAIVLYPFAVYFALGRASPRSIGLFTLGLLLLRLALVSRQRLAATARVFAPVAVVFGSASLAAALWGDARALLLAPAVFNAAMFGVFAVSLGRPQSAIERLARAQVGELPADEVAYCRRVTAVWCAFFVLNGAVCAALALWASREAWAAYTGALAYAFLGALFAGEYVYRHWRFRRYRGGPADGLLRRLFPPREGSLGH